A section of the Paenibacillus aurantius genome encodes:
- a CDS encoding peptidylprolyl isomerase, whose amino-acid sequence MRNVKLLWGIILVLAAAILVLTRMAMFDKANPRPASPVAEEKAVASIGGVQISSDRLTDALYKKYGTEMLDQILDREAVRLEAEQKGIHAGDEEIDQELTKMQQGYDSEEQFYQSMKDQVGLTKEELREDVHYKLLLEKIATASIVITEGEVQAYIKSHAEEFKNIIQFRIQQIISDTLEQANKTYELAQKEDFGQLARQRSLDTNTANEGGDLGWVEDNDPFIPAPIMKAVEMMKVGDISRPIKVDRGYAVIRLKDRKEQSKGTPAQIAESVRKQLALQQAPPLKDIVKSLRDKYNAIILDSTLASHPSSSK is encoded by the coding sequence ATGAGAAACGTTAAGCTGTTGTGGGGAATAATACTGGTGCTGGCGGCGGCCATTCTCGTTCTAACCAGGATGGCCATGTTCGATAAAGCAAACCCACGACCGGCATCGCCGGTGGCGGAAGAGAAAGCGGTGGCTTCCATCGGCGGGGTGCAGATAAGTTCCGACCGCTTAACGGACGCCCTGTACAAAAAATACGGTACGGAAATGCTGGATCAGATTCTGGACCGCGAAGCCGTTCGGCTGGAAGCGGAGCAGAAAGGGATTCACGCCGGAGATGAGGAGATCGACCAAGAGCTGACCAAGATGCAGCAGGGCTATGACAGCGAGGAGCAGTTCTATCAATCCATGAAGGATCAGGTAGGGCTGACGAAGGAAGAGCTGAGAGAAGATGTTCACTACAAGCTGCTTCTGGAGAAAATAGCGACCGCCTCGATCGTCATTACGGAAGGGGAAGTTCAAGCTTACATAAAGTCGCATGCGGAGGAATTCAAGAATATCATCCAGTTCCGCATCCAGCAAATCATTAGCGATACCTTGGAGCAGGCCAACAAAACCTATGAACTCGCGCAGAAGGAAGACTTCGGCCAGCTTGCCCGGCAGCGGTCGCTCGATACGAATACGGCAAACGAAGGCGGCGACTTGGGCTGGGTGGAGGACAACGATCCCTTTATTCCGGCTCCTATCATGAAAGCGGTGGAAATGATGAAGGTGGGGGACATCAGCCGTCCGATTAAGGTTGATAGAGGCTATGCGGTCATCCGGCTCAAGGATCGGAAGGAGCAGTCCAAGGGAACCCCGGCACAGATTGCGGAATCGGTGCGTAAACAGCTGGCCCTGCAGCAGGCTCCCCCTCTCAAGGACATAGTCAAAAGCTTGCGCGACAAGTACAACGCTATTATTTTGGACTCGACGCTCGCTTCCCACCCCTCCTCATCAAAATAA
- the cysK gene encoding cysteine synthase A — protein MARLVQNVTELIGSTPLVRLNRVVPEDSAEIYVKLEYQNPGSSVKDRIAISMVEVAEQEGKLKPGATIIEPTSGNTGIGLAMVAAAKGYKAILVMPETMSMERRNLLRAYGADLVLTPGAEGMKGAIRRAEELLQENPDYFMPQQFKNTANVKIHRETTGPEIVEAIKGHDGKLDAFIAGIGTGGTISGAGEVLKENFPGIRIYAVEPSASPVLAGGKPGPHKIQGIGAGFVPDILNTNIYDEIIPVENEEAFETARRVAKEEGILGGISSGAAIFAALKVAKQLGKGKRVVAILPSNGERYLSTPLYQFED, from the coding sequence ATGGCAAGATTGGTACAGAACGTAACAGAATTGATCGGATCTACCCCTTTGGTACGGCTCAACCGTGTGGTTCCGGAAGACAGCGCCGAAATTTATGTGAAGCTGGAATACCAGAACCCGGGCTCCAGCGTTAAGGACCGGATCGCCATCAGCATGGTAGAAGTGGCCGAGCAGGAAGGCAAGCTTAAGCCGGGTGCAACCATTATCGAGCCTACCAGCGGAAATACCGGCATCGGTCTTGCCATGGTGGCAGCGGCGAAGGGCTACAAAGCCATTCTCGTTATGCCGGAGACGATGAGTATGGAACGCCGCAACCTGCTGCGTGCTTACGGTGCGGATCTGGTGCTGACGCCGGGAGCCGAAGGAATGAAAGGAGCCATCCGCCGGGCTGAGGAGCTTCTTCAGGAGAATCCGGATTACTTCATGCCTCAGCAGTTCAAGAATACCGCCAACGTCAAAATCCACCGCGAAACGACCGGCCCGGAAATTGTGGAAGCCATCAAAGGCCATGACGGCAAGCTGGACGCGTTCATCGCAGGGATCGGGACCGGCGGTACGATCAGCGGAGCGGGTGAAGTGCTGAAAGAAAACTTCCCGGGCATCCGAATTTATGCCGTGGAGCCTTCCGCGTCCCCCGTCCTAGCCGGAGGAAAGCCGGGCCCCCACAAAATCCAGGGCATCGGAGCCGGGTTCGTTCCGGATATTTTGAACACGAACATTTACGATGAAATCATTCCCGTGGAGAACGAAGAAGCCTTCGAAACGGCACGCCGTGTAGCCAAAGAAGAAGGCATTCTCGGCGGCATCTCGTCCGGCGCAGCCATTTTCGCCGCCTTGAAGGTAGCCAAGCAGCTGGGCAAAGGCAAGCGTGTCGTCGCCATTCTGCCTAGTAACGGGGAGCGTTACCTGAGTACGCCTCTTTATCAGTTTGAAGACTAA
- a CDS encoding anthranilate synthase component I family protein, whose amino-acid sequence MTLLSLEKWRQWCGSYTMLPYVETHPIKETETRPADWKALWEGDGTEAFVLESGKAGRYTFFGRNPVSVMEGKGESAVVNGPSDPRYKVTGRPLELIKQWMEPYRSPALPGLPKFIGGCVGMIGYDVARSLEKLPVLAADDLGLPDYVMLRFEELWIIDQEEHRLYCAVHMPVEIGGPDGEQKLLEELYGEAAERAAQMKAFWDEQMSGPAAEAGEERAVRRREFLRTEGHTRNAWNGESPESVERAFGREEFMEAVRRIQRYISDGDVFQVNLSVRQSKALEAPAEEIYEWLRLLNPSPYMGMLRLRGFDLVSGSPELLVQLEGSVVRARPIAGTRPRGRTSEEDRSLADELIHHEKERAEHIMLVDLERNDIGKISKYGSVKVSELMAIEYYSHVMHIVSEVRGEISDGRDAFDVIAAAFPGGTITGAPKVRTMEIIEELEPVRRGPYTGSIGWIDYNGNMELNIVIRTLVAKDGIGYVQAGAGIVIDSIPHKEYDESLSKAKALWKAIQCSESFLAALPAGSQG is encoded by the coding sequence TTGACGTTATTATCGCTGGAGAAGTGGAGGCAGTGGTGCGGAAGCTATACAATGCTGCCCTATGTAGAGACCCATCCGATTAAGGAAACCGAGACGCGGCCCGCCGATTGGAAAGCGTTATGGGAAGGGGACGGTACGGAAGCCTTCGTCCTGGAGAGCGGCAAAGCCGGCCGGTACACTTTCTTCGGCCGTAACCCCGTCTCCGTTATGGAGGGAAAAGGAGAGAGCGCGGTGGTGAACGGACCCTCCGACCCTCGCTATAAGGTGACCGGCCGACCGCTGGAGCTCATCAAGCAGTGGATGGAGCCTTACCGCTCCCCCGCGCTTCCGGGGCTTCCCAAATTCATAGGGGGCTGCGTAGGCATGATCGGGTACGACGTCGCCCGGTCCCTGGAGAAGCTGCCGGTTCTGGCGGCGGACGATTTGGGGCTCCCCGATTATGTGATGCTTCGTTTTGAGGAGCTGTGGATCATCGACCAGGAGGAGCACCGGCTCTATTGCGCGGTCCATATGCCGGTGGAGATTGGCGGACCGGACGGGGAACAGAAGCTGCTGGAGGAGCTGTATGGGGAAGCAGCGGAGCGGGCCGCGCAGATGAAAGCCTTCTGGGACGAGCAGATGAGCGGTCCCGCGGCGGAAGCCGGAGAGGAGCGGGCCGTCCGGCGGCGGGAGTTCCTGCGTACGGAGGGACACACCCGGAACGCCTGGAACGGGGAATCCCCGGAGTCGGTCGAGCGGGCTTTCGGTCGGGAGGAGTTTATGGAGGCAGTCCGTCGGATCCAGCGCTATATCAGCGACGGGGATGTGTTTCAGGTTAACCTCTCCGTCCGTCAGAGCAAAGCACTCGAGGCTCCGGCTGAGGAGATTTACGAATGGCTGCGCCTCCTGAATCCCTCTCCCTACATGGGCATGCTCCGCCTACGCGGCTTTGACCTCGTGAGCGGATCGCCGGAGCTTCTCGTCCAGCTCGAGGGTTCCGTCGTCCGGGCCCGTCCCATTGCCGGAACCCGGCCGCGCGGCAGGACCTCGGAGGAAGACCGCAGCTTGGCGGACGAGCTCATTCACCATGAGAAGGAACGGGCCGAGCACATCATGCTTGTGGATCTCGAACGAAACGACATCGGCAAGATCTCCAAGTACGGTTCGGTTAAAGTGAGCGAGCTGATGGCGATCGAATATTACTCTCATGTGATGCACATTGTTTCGGAGGTGCGCGGGGAGATCTCCGACGGGCGGGATGCCTTTGATGTGATCGCCGCGGCCTTTCCGGGCGGGACCATAACCGGGGCCCCCAAAGTACGGACGATGGAGATCATCGAGGAGCTGGAGCCGGTCCGGCGCGGCCCTTATACCGGCTCTATCGGCTGGATTGACTATAACGGCAATATGGAATTAAATATAGTTATACGTACCCTTGTGGCCAAAGACGGGATCGGCTATGTCCAGGCAGGAGCGGGCATCGTCATCGATTCCATTCCCCATAAAGAATACGACGAATCCCTGAGCAAGGCGAAGGCGCTGTGGAAAGCCATCCAATGCAGCGAAAGCTTTCTGGCGGCCCTTCCTGCAGGAAGTCAAGGATAA
- the pabA gene encoding aminodeoxychorismate/anthranilate synthase component II → MILVIDNFDSFTYNLVQYLGEIGEEIVVRRNNEIDLEGIAALKPDHILISPGPCTPNEAGISLSLIDRFKGEIPIFGVCLGHQSIGQAFGGDVIRAEKLMHGKTSPIHHDGRTIFSGLDNPFTATRYHSLIVKRETLPDCLEISAWTEEGEIMGLRHKEYAIEGVQFHPESIITDNGMQILRNFLGRRAAGV, encoded by the coding sequence ATGATTCTGGTTATCGATAATTTTGATTCTTTTACCTATAATCTCGTGCAGTACCTCGGTGAAATCGGGGAAGAGATCGTGGTCCGGCGCAATAACGAGATCGACCTGGAGGGCATTGCCGCCCTCAAGCCCGATCATATTCTCATTTCTCCGGGGCCGTGTACCCCGAACGAAGCCGGGATCAGCCTTAGCTTGATCGACCGGTTCAAAGGCGAAATTCCTATTTTCGGTGTTTGCCTCGGCCATCAGTCCATTGGACAAGCCTTTGGGGGAGACGTCATCCGGGCTGAGAAGCTCATGCACGGCAAAACGTCCCCGATCCACCATGACGGGCGGACCATTTTCAGCGGCCTGGACAATCCGTTCACCGCTACCCGTTACCACTCCTTGATCGTGAAGCGCGAAACCCTTCCGGATTGTCTGGAGATCAGCGCGTGGACGGAAGAAGGAGAAATCATGGGCTTGAGGCACAAGGAATATGCCATCGAAGGCGTCCAGTTCCATCCGGAATCGATCATCACCGACAACGGTATGCAGATTTTGCGGAATTTCCTCGGACGCCGGGCTGCTGGAGTGTAG
- a CDS encoding aminotransferase class IV, protein MIISLNGELVPQEKALVSAYDHGFLYGMGLFETFRTYAGRPFLLERHLTRLAEGCRELGIEYVPSAERIGSLINRLLEANGLWDAYFRLTITAGEDLLGLPSGPYRNPTEIGYIKELPPVSKEIEETGKALQKLQLRRNSPEGEIRHKSLHYMNNIMAKREMVQYPWSVGAEGLFFTAEGFAAEGIVSNVFFIFGDILATPPLSTGLLPGITRALVMELARLTDRKVVEDCYTWNDILRADEIFLTNSIQEIVPVTRLYDTDGQDWIVGKGAAGPVTRQLMREYRRLTEGGRA, encoded by the coding sequence ATGATTATTTCCCTTAACGGCGAACTGGTCCCTCAGGAGAAGGCTCTCGTATCCGCCTATGATCATGGGTTTTTGTACGGGATGGGGTTGTTTGAGACCTTCCGTACCTATGCGGGGCGGCCTTTCCTGCTGGAGCGTCATCTTACCCGGCTCGCGGAGGGCTGCAGGGAGCTAGGCATCGAATACGTCCCTTCGGCGGAACGGATCGGCTCCCTTATCAACCGGCTGCTGGAGGCCAACGGCCTCTGGGATGCCTATTTCCGGCTCACGATTACGGCGGGAGAAGACCTGCTGGGCCTTCCCTCCGGTCCGTACCGGAATCCCACGGAAATCGGCTATATCAAAGAGCTGCCCCCTGTCTCTAAAGAAATAGAAGAAACGGGCAAAGCTCTGCAGAAGCTGCAGTTAAGGCGGAATTCGCCCGAAGGGGAGATTCGCCATAAATCCCTGCATTACATGAATAACATTATGGCCAAAAGGGAAATGGTTCAGTATCCGTGGTCGGTTGGAGCGGAGGGCCTATTCTTCACGGCAGAAGGCTTTGCGGCGGAAGGCATCGTCAGCAACGTTTTTTTTATTTTCGGGGATATCCTTGCGACGCCGCCATTGTCGACCGGACTATTACCCGGGATAACCCGGGCTTTGGTGATGGAGCTGGCACGTTTAACCGATAGAAAAGTTGTCGAAGATTGTTACACGTGGAACGACATTCTTCGCGCGGATGAAATTTTTCTTACCAATTCCATTCAGGAAATCGTGCCGGTCACCCGTCTTTATGATACGGATGGGCAGGACTGGATTGTAGGGAAGGGAGCAGCTGGTCCCGTTACCCGGCAGCTGATGCGGGAATACCGCCGTCTTACGGAAGGAGGCAGAGCATGA
- the folP gene encoding dihydropteroate synthase, with product MNTSVRRIPCGSLTLELGARTQIMGILNITPDSFSDGGRYTAVEDAVRQAKLMVNEGADILDIGGESTRPGAEPVSAEEELNRVIPVLEALKEASLSVPISIDTYKAEVARKALEAGAHIINDVWGFKRDPAMARTAAEYDCPVILMHNRTDTTYSNFLEDVAADLKESIRLAREAGVKEERIILDPGIGFAKSYEQNLYLMNSLHTVRDLGYPVLLATSRKRSIQRTLDLPADEVVEGTIATVVLGIAQGCEIVRVHDVRPNKKAAVMADAIVRSHSTCEVRP from the coding sequence ATGAATACATCGGTACGCCGAATCCCTTGCGGTTCTTTAACCCTCGAGCTGGGGGCCAGAACCCAGATTATGGGTATTTTAAATATAACCCCGGATTCGTTCTCCGATGGAGGACGGTATACGGCGGTAGAGGATGCCGTCCGTCAGGCCAAGCTTATGGTAAATGAGGGTGCGGACATTCTGGACATTGGTGGAGAGTCCACTAGGCCGGGGGCGGAGCCAGTCAGTGCAGAGGAAGAACTGAACCGCGTCATTCCGGTGCTCGAGGCTCTTAAGGAAGCTTCCCTCTCCGTCCCAATCTCGATCGATACGTACAAAGCGGAGGTAGCGCGTAAAGCTCTTGAAGCCGGTGCCCATATTATCAACGATGTATGGGGGTTCAAGAGGGACCCGGCCATGGCCCGAACCGCCGCTGAATACGATTGTCCCGTCATTCTGATGCATAACCGCACGGATACCACCTACTCCAATTTTTTGGAGGATGTGGCGGCCGACCTGAAAGAAAGCATCCGGCTCGCCCGGGAGGCCGGGGTGAAGGAAGAACGGATTATTCTGGATCCGGGGATAGGGTTTGCCAAAAGCTACGAGCAGAACCTGTATCTTATGAATAGCCTCCATACGGTCCGCGACCTGGGCTACCCCGTCCTTCTCGCCACCTCCCGCAAAAGATCCATCCAGCGAACGCTTGATCTACCTGCGGACGAGGTGGTCGAGGGGACCATCGCCACCGTCGTGCTTGGTATTGCCCAGGGCTGTGAGATCGTCCGGGTTCACGATGTGCGGCCCAATAAGAAGGCGGCCGTCATGGCCGATGCCATCGTCCGCTCCCATTCCACTTGCGAGGTGAGGCCTTAA
- a CDS encoding helix-turn-helix domain-containing protein, translating into MDHYQLAQRIRAFRKLKGYTQTELAEEIGVSIAIIGAIERGTRKADPRLIRRIAEALGVEEEEMTSAPERR; encoded by the coding sequence ATGGACCACTACCAGCTCGCCCAACGAATCCGGGCTTTCCGGAAGCTGAAGGGCTATACCCAGACTGAACTGGCCGAGGAAATCGGCGTATCTATAGCTATCATAGGAGCCATCGAACGGGGAACGCGCAAGGCGGACCCCCGCCTAATCCGGCGGATTGCCGAGGCTCTTGGTGTGGAGGAAGAAGAAATGACCTCCGCACCCGAAAGGAGATAA
- the dusB gene encoding tRNA dihydrouridine synthase DusB codes for MLKIRDVVANNRVVLAPMAGVCNPAFRLIAKEFGTGLVCAEMVSDKAIVHGNSRTLEMLYVDEREKPLSLQIFGGDTETLVEAAKVVDTQTNADIIDINMGCPVPKITKSEAGARWLLDPSKIEKMISTVVKAVSKPVTVKMRMGWDDEHIYAVQNAKAVENGGGSAVSVHGRTRVQMYTGTANWDIIREVKENVSIPVIGNGDVHTPEDAKRLLDLTGADGVMIGRAALGNPWMLYRTVQYLNNGELAPEPTASEKIRIAILHMDRLINLKGEHVAVKEMRKHMAWYLKGLRGSASVKDSIMEMTRRDDMVNALEEFVARLEDQPTAPSGEETASVH; via the coding sequence ATGCTGAAAATACGTGACGTCGTCGCTAACAATAGAGTGGTGCTCGCCCCGATGGCGGGGGTATGCAACCCGGCCTTCCGGCTCATTGCCAAAGAATTCGGCACCGGACTCGTCTGTGCCGAAATGGTGAGCGACAAGGCCATCGTCCACGGCAACTCCCGTACATTGGAGATGCTGTATGTCGATGAGAGGGAGAAGCCGCTCAGCCTTCAGATATTCGGAGGGGACACCGAGACGCTGGTGGAAGCGGCCAAGGTCGTGGATACCCAGACCAATGCCGACATTATCGACATCAACATGGGCTGCCCGGTTCCCAAAATTACCAAAAGCGAAGCCGGTGCCCGCTGGCTGCTTGACCCTTCTAAGATCGAGAAGATGATCTCCACCGTGGTGAAAGCCGTCTCCAAGCCGGTTACTGTCAAAATGCGGATGGGCTGGGATGACGAGCACATTTACGCGGTACAGAATGCGAAGGCTGTGGAGAACGGGGGAGGGTCCGCCGTTTCGGTTCATGGCCGTACCCGTGTCCAGATGTATACCGGCACCGCCAATTGGGACATCATCCGGGAAGTGAAGGAGAACGTTTCAATTCCGGTCATCGGCAACGGAGACGTTCATACCCCGGAGGATGCCAAGCGGCTGCTTGATCTGACGGGAGCGGACGGAGTCATGATCGGCCGTGCCGCACTCGGGAATCCGTGGATGCTGTACCGGACCGTTCAATACTTGAACAACGGAGAGCTGGCCCCGGAACCGACAGCATCCGAGAAAATCCGCATCGCGATTCTCCATATGGACCGCCTGATCAACCTGAAAGGGGAGCATGTGGCGGTGAAAGAAATGCGCAAGCACATGGCCTGGTATTTGAAAGGTCTGCGCGGGTCGGCGAGTGTAAAGGATTCCATTATGGAGATGACGCGGCGCGACGATATGGTGAACGCGCTGGAGGAATTTGTCGCTCGTTTGGAGGACCAGCCGACCGCTCCGAGCGGCGAAGAAACGGCCTCCGTTCATTAA
- the greA gene encoding transcription elongation factor GreA, translating to MSEKEVLLTQEGLKKLEEELETLKSVKRREVAERIKVAIGYGDISENSEYEDAKNEQAFIEGRIITLEKMLRNARIINNEEVDINTVSVGSIVTLKDLEYGDTVEYSIVGTAESDPFQNKISNESPVGKAILGKKKGSTVEVNVPAGIIQYQIIDIKK from the coding sequence ATGAGTGAAAAAGAAGTACTTCTCACGCAGGAAGGCCTGAAGAAGCTCGAAGAAGAGCTGGAGACACTTAAATCCGTCAAACGCCGCGAAGTCGCCGAAAGAATCAAAGTAGCCATCGGATATGGCGACATCAGTGAGAATTCCGAGTATGAAGACGCCAAGAATGAACAGGCTTTCATTGAAGGCCGGATCATTACTTTGGAGAAGATGCTTCGCAACGCCCGGATTATTAACAACGAAGAAGTCGATATCAATACGGTTAGTGTCGGCTCTATCGTAACCCTGAAGGATTTGGAATACGGAGATACGGTGGAGTATTCCATCGTGGGAACAGCGGAATCGGACCCTTTTCAGAACAAAATTTCAAACGAAAGCCCCGTTGGCAAGGCCATCCTGGGCAAGAAAAAAGGCTCGACCGTTGAAGTCAACGTACCCGCGGGTATCATCCAATACCAAATCATCGATATCAAAAAGTAA
- the lysS gene encoding lysine--tRNA ligase, which yields MSQELELNELLVVRREKLDELRGLGIDPFGQKFERTHTAKQILEAHGDQTKEELEGLAVEVSLAGRIMQKRGMGKASFVHIQDVTGKIQIYVRKDTVEEKQYQAFEILDIGDIIGVRGTVFKTQTGETSVKAKEVLVLSKSLYPLPDKFHGLKDVEMRYRQRYVDLITNEEVKETFILRSRIIQSMRRYLDSQGYLEVETPTLHAIAGGAAAKPFITHHNALDMQLYMRIAIELHLKRLIVGGLEKVYEIGRVYRNEGVSTRHNPEFTMIELYEAYADYKDIMRLTEELIAHIAQEVLGSTTIQYQGQEINLAPAWKRISMVDAIKEVVGVDFSREMSDEEAISLAHEHKVPVEKGMTFGHIVNQFFETFVEETLIQPTFITGHPVAISPLAKKSDTDPRFTDRFELFIVAREHANAFTELNDPIDQRERFEAQLQEREQGNDEAHMMDDDFIRALEYGMPPTGGLGIGIDRLVMLLTDAPSIRDVLLFPSMREK from the coding sequence ATGAGTCAAGAATTGGAACTGAACGAACTATTGGTGGTGCGCAGAGAGAAGCTGGACGAGCTTCGCGGCTTGGGAATCGACCCGTTTGGCCAGAAGTTTGAGCGAACGCACACGGCGAAGCAGATTCTCGAGGCCCACGGGGACCAGACAAAAGAAGAACTGGAAGGGCTGGCGGTTGAAGTCAGTCTGGCCGGCCGGATTATGCAGAAGAGAGGCATGGGCAAGGCTTCTTTTGTTCATATTCAGGACGTCACCGGCAAAATCCAGATTTACGTCCGCAAAGATACGGTGGAGGAGAAGCAGTACCAGGCTTTTGAGATTCTGGATATTGGAGATATTATCGGTGTCCGGGGAACCGTGTTCAAAACCCAAACGGGAGAAACCTCCGTTAAAGCCAAGGAAGTTCTCGTGCTGTCCAAATCCCTGTACCCTCTTCCGGATAAGTTCCACGGCTTGAAGGACGTCGAGATGCGCTACCGTCAACGGTACGTCGATCTCATCACGAACGAAGAAGTGAAGGAAACGTTTATTTTGCGTTCCCGGATTATTCAGTCCATGCGCCGTTACCTGGATTCCCAGGGATACCTGGAGGTCGAAACGCCTACCCTTCACGCTATCGCGGGTGGAGCGGCGGCCAAGCCGTTCATCACCCACCACAACGCGCTGGATATGCAGCTATATATGAGAATTGCTATCGAGCTTCATCTGAAGAGACTTATCGTGGGCGGCTTGGAGAAGGTGTATGAGATCGGCCGGGTTTACCGGAACGAGGGCGTCTCCACGCGTCATAATCCGGAATTCACCATGATCGAGCTTTACGAAGCCTATGCCGACTATAAAGATATCATGCGCCTTACCGAGGAGCTTATTGCCCATATCGCCCAAGAGGTTCTTGGCTCTACGACCATTCAGTACCAGGGACAGGAGATCAACCTGGCTCCGGCTTGGAAGCGGATTTCCATGGTGGATGCCATCAAGGAAGTCGTCGGAGTCGACTTCAGCCGCGAAATGTCGGACGAGGAGGCCATCTCCCTTGCCCATGAGCATAAGGTTCCGGTCGAGAAAGGCATGACCTTCGGGCATATCGTTAACCAGTTCTTCGAAACCTTCGTGGAAGAGACGCTCATTCAGCCTACCTTTATTACGGGGCATCCCGTTGCGATTTCTCCTCTTGCCAAAAAGAGCGACACCGATCCGCGCTTCACCGACCGGTTCGAGCTTTTCATCGTCGCCAGGGAGCATGCGAACGCCTTTACCGAGCTGAACGATCCGATCGACCAGAGGGAGCGGTTTGAAGCCCAGCTGCAGGAGCGGGAGCAGGGGAACGACGAGGCCCACATGATGGATGATGACTTCATCCGTGCTCTGGAGTACGGCATGCCGCCAACCGGTGGACTTGGAATCGGCATCGACCGTCTGGTTATGCTGCTGACGGACGCTCCTTCCATTCGCGATGTGCTGTTATTCCCGTCCATGAGAGAGAAGTAA
- a CDS encoding CtsR family transcriptional regulator has translation MRNASEIIEQYLKNILMQSPNGIIEIQRNELADQFQCVPSQINYVISTRFTLEKGYIVESKRGGGGYIRIQKVELSSQGAILDHIFRTITAQIDQTASEGLVYQLLEGGLITDREAKLIKAAVSRDVLLFKLPQRDEVRARLLKAMLISLLGK, from the coding sequence ATGCGGAATGCTTCGGAAATCATCGAACAGTATCTAAAAAATATTCTGATGCAAAGTCCGAATGGAATTATCGAGATCCAGCGCAACGAGCTGGCCGATCAATTTCAATGCGTCCCTTCGCAGATCAATTATGTAATCAGTACCCGCTTTACCCTGGAGAAGGGCTACATCGTCGAAAGCAAAAGGGGCGGCGGAGGATATATAAGGATTCAGAAGGTGGAGCTTTCGTCCCAAGGTGCGATATTGGACCATATTTTTCGGACCATAACGGCGCAGATCGATCAGACGGCATCCGAAGGACTCGTGTATCAACTCCTGGAAGGTGGCTTGATTACCGACCGGGAAGCGAAATTGATCAAGGCGGCGGTCTCCCGGGATGTCTTGCTCTTTAAGCTCCCTCAGAGGGACGAGGTTAGAGCCCGCCTGCTGAAAGCCATGCTAATTTCCCTATTGGGTAAATGA
- a CDS encoding UvrB/UvrC motif-containing protein, with protein MNCQECGKRPATLHFTKIVNGEKTEFHICEACAREKGELIPGTPNGFSIHNLLSGLLHFDPANPVNTGAKPPSPSLRCEECGLTYSQFSKLGRFGCSSCYNYFADRMDPLFKRVHGSTSHTGKVPKRAGGRIQFRRDIENLRKDMADYIEKEEFERAAKVRDQIRELEKKVSEM; from the coding sequence ATGAACTGTCAGGAATGCGGCAAAAGGCCGGCTACGCTTCACTTCACGAAGATAGTCAATGGCGAGAAGACGGAATTTCATATATGCGAAGCCTGCGCGCGGGAGAAGGGAGAGCTGATTCCGGGGACACCGAACGGGTTCTCCATTCATAACCTGCTCTCGGGTCTGCTACATTTTGATCCGGCTAATCCGGTTAATACGGGAGCCAAACCTCCTTCCCCCAGCCTGCGGTGCGAGGAGTGCGGATTAACCTACTCCCAATTCAGCAAGCTGGGACGGTTCGGCTGCAGCTCCTGCTACAATTATTTTGCCGATCGGATGGATCCTCTTTTCAAAAGGGTTCACGGAAGCACCTCCCACACAGGGAAGGTTCCCAAGCGGGCCGGAGGAAGAATCCAATTCCGTCGTGATATAGAGAATTTACGAAAAGACATGGCGGATTACATCGAGAAGGAAGAATTCGAACGGGCCGCCAAGGTGAGAGATCAGATCCGCGAATTGGAAAAAAAGGTTTCCGAGATGTAA